A genomic segment from Corylus avellana chromosome ca5, CavTom2PMs-1.0 encodes:
- the LOC132181427 gene encoding nicotianamine aminotransferase 1-like produces the protein MEQLGHKKWGFQGNQELNASSISVRGVLNQLMANRNKDDQRSTIPLGRADPTMFPSYRTTSSAADAVADAVQSFQFNCYPPTVGVADARRAVAEHISKDLPYQLSADDVYLTVGCTQAIEIVVSVLARPGANILLPRPGYPQYEARVRCSNLEARHFDLMPEKGWEVDLDSVEALVDENTVAMVIINPSNPCGNVFTYQHLKKIAETARKLGIFVISDEVYGHLAFGSNPFVPMGVFGSIVPVLTLGSLSKRWIVPGWRLGWIVTTDPNGIFQESGFVESLRSYLDITSDPPTVIQGALTQILEKTKEDFYSKILNIMREDANLLYEGIKEIPCLTCPHKPEGSMVVMVKLNLSLLEGVTDDVDFCMKLAKEESVIILPGITVGLKNWLRITFAIEHSSLEDALGRIKAFYYRHAKNK, from the exons ATGGAGCAGCTGGGACACAAGAAATGGGGTTTCCAAGGGAACCAAGAGCTAAACGCTTCCTCCATCTCCGTCCGAGGTGTTCTCAACCAGCTGATGGCAAATCGTAACAAGGACGATCAACGGTCCACCATTCCTCTTGGCCGTGCCGACCCCACCATGTTTCCCAGCTATCGGACTACCTCTTCTGCTGCAGATGCCGTTGCTGACGCCGTCCAATCCTTTCAGTTCAACTGCTATCCTCCCACCGTTGGTGTTGCTGACGCAAGGAG AGCTGTTGCAGAGCATATTTCTAAAGATCTCCCATACCAATTATCAGCAGATGATGTGTATCTCACAGTTGGTTGCACCCAAGCAATAGAAATTGTGGTATCTGTTCTTGCGCGTCCTGGTGCTAACATTCTGCTTCCTAGACCAGGCTACCCACAATATGAAGCTCGTGTGCGTTGCAGTAACCTTGAAGCTCGCCACTTCGATCTTATGCCTGAAAAAGGTTGGGAGGTTGATCTTGATTCTGTTGAAGCTCTTGTGGATGAGAATACAGTGGCCATGGTTATCATCAATCCCAGCAATCCATGTGGAAATGTCTTTACATACCAACATTTGAAAAAG ATTGCGGAGACTGCTAGAAAACTTGGGATTTTTGTGATTTCAGATGAAGTTTATGGCCATCTAGCTTTTGGGAGTAATCCATTTGTGCCAATGGGAGTGTTTGGATCAATTGTGCCTGTTTTAACACTTGGGTCTTTATCAAAGAGATGGATTGTTCCTGGATGGCGACTTGGTTGGATCGTGACAACTGACCCCAATGGCATCTTTCAAGAATCTGGG TTTGTGGAGAGCCTAAGGAGCTATCTCGACATCACCTCTGACCCCCCAACCGTCATACAG GGTGCACTTACCCAAATCCTTGAGAAAACGAAGGAGGATTTCTATTCAAAAATTCTGAACATAATGAGAGAAGATGCAAACCTTTTATATGAGGGAATTAAAGAGATTCCTTGCCTCACTTGTCCACACAAACCAGAAGGGTCCATGGTTGTAATG GTAAAGCTAAATCTATCACTACTTGAAGGAGTTACTGATGACGTGGACTTCTGTATGAAGTTGGCCAAGGAGGAATCCGTGATTATTCTGCCAG GGATAACCGTTGGACTGAAGAATTGGCTTCGAATTACTTTTGCCATTGAGCATTCTTCGCTTGAGGATGCACTTGGAAGGATAAAAGCCTTCTACTATAGGCATGCCAAGAACAAATAA